The Lactuca sativa cultivar Salinas chromosome 2, Lsat_Salinas_v11, whole genome shotgun sequence genome includes a window with the following:
- the LOC111900237 gene encoding protein ILITYHIA-like, whose protein sequence is MALKPFLLQPQTTFVKFLQDNPSVRSSAALALGKLSVLSTRVDPLVRGLLSNLHASEGGVREAILVALKGVIKHAGKSVSSPVKTRVFDLSNELIYNDDEQIRSSSARILGIISEVQFSTFTCIYSICSTSGIYHLCNITTAPVKIWL, encoded by the exons ATGGCACTTAAACCTTTTCTCCTACAGCCACAAACCACCTTTGTCAAATTCTTGCAGGACAACCCAAG TGTTCGTTCAAGTGCTGCTCTTGCACTTGGTAAGCTTAGTGTACTAAGCACAAGAGTTGATCCCCTAGTTCGGGGTCTTCTATCTAACCTACATGCATCAGAAGGTGGGGTCCGTGAGGCAATATTGGTCGCCCTAAAAGGTGTTATCAAGCATGCTGGAAAGAGTGTTAGTAGTCCCGTTAAGACACGTGTTTTTGATCTCTCAAACGAGTTGATCTACAACGATGATGAACAAATACGAAGCTCTTCAGCAAGAATTCTAGGCATCATATCAGAGGTTCAGTTCAGTACATTCACTTGCATTTATAGCATTTGTTCCACCTCTGGGATTTACCACCTATGTAATATCACAACAGCACCTGTCAAAATTTGGTTGTGA